A region of Maribacter algicola DNA encodes the following proteins:
- a CDS encoding formimidoylglutamase: MAFDFLVPVEDRVLAHCELLPAQAIGRNTHIHTVKDGLPVLANATVAIFGVKESRNAYEKKLEILDVSAIRLQLYKLMLGNWDTTIVDLGDLEEGETVEDTYFVVKEVTAGLLEENVIPIILGATQDITYPIYRAFDSIKDMINLVAVDSRFDFGIDDELISSHSYMSKIITDKPNNLFNFSNIGYQSYFNAQEEVDLMERLFFDSYRLGEIASDLSLAEPVLRNAHMVSLDARAIKASEIGFSGNFSPNGFTGREICAISRYAGISERVMAFGIFEMENNIQCQQLLAQIIWYFIEGINYRIKESPYTKTEDFTKYNVPNDEEELVFYKSLLTERWWVEVPSIFTSHTKEGTPALLPCTEQDYLDACDQKIPERWFKAYKKGFN, translated from the coding sequence ATGGCCTTTGATTTTTTAGTTCCTGTAGAGGATAGGGTGCTTGCCCACTGCGAACTATTGCCAGCCCAGGCAATAGGTAGAAATACCCATATACATACAGTAAAGGATGGCTTGCCCGTCTTGGCGAACGCTACCGTTGCGATCTTTGGCGTTAAGGAATCCAGAAATGCCTATGAGAAGAAACTGGAAATTTTGGACGTTTCTGCCATAAGGTTACAATTATACAAACTCATGTTGGGAAACTGGGACACTACTATCGTAGATCTTGGTGATTTGGAAGAGGGTGAAACGGTCGAGGACACCTATTTTGTAGTGAAGGAGGTTACAGCGGGCTTGTTGGAAGAAAATGTAATTCCTATCATCTTGGGAGCTACTCAGGATATTACCTACCCCATTTACAGGGCGTTCGACAGTATCAAGGATATGATAAATCTGGTCGCCGTGGACAGTAGGTTCGACTTTGGCATCGATGACGAACTTATATCCTCCCACTCCTATATGAGCAAGATCATTACGGATAAGCCCAACAATCTTTTTAACTTTTCCAACATTGGCTATCAGAGTTATTTTAACGCCCAGGAAGAGGTGGATCTTATGGAACGCCTCTTTTTTGATTCCTACAGGTTGGGAGAAATTGCCAGCGATTTATCGCTGGCGGAGCCCGTGCTCCGAAACGCCCATATGGTCAGCTTGGATGCTAGGGCCATTAAGGCCAGTGAGATTGGATTTTCCGGAAATTTTTCCCCTAACGGATTTACCGGAAGGGAGATTTGTGCCATTTCAAGATATGCAGGTATCAGTGAGCGGGTCATGGCCTTTGGTATTTTCGAAATGGAAAATAACATTCAGTGCCAACAATTGTTGGCACAAATAATATGGTACTTCATAGAGGGTATCAATTACAGGATCAAGGAGTCCCCTTATACTAAAACAGAGGACTTTACCAAATATAATGTTCCTAACGATGAAGAGGAACTCGTTTTCTACAAGAGTCTTCTGACCGAAAGATGGTGGGTAGAGGTGCCATCAATTTTTACTTCACATACTAAAGAAGGTACGCCAGCGTTATTACCTTGCACCGAGCAGGATTATTTGGACGCATGTGACCAAAAAATTCCCGAAAGGTGGTTTAAGGCCTATAAAAAGGGCTTTAATTAA
- the porK gene encoding T9SS ring complex lipoprotein PorK/GldK encodes MKKLLLSSIAFVFLLTSCGSKTKGELVGVQGKKWYPEKPYGMELIPRGSFIMGKSEEDQAKVLNAPTKTVTVRSFYMDDTEITNSEYRQFVEWVKDSITRTRLAILADELGLGPEDGGIGDYAFKDADTTRASVYDKYMLDNYSGMGETGYEGRALNKDEDLIWDTSDYPDEYYAEVMDSLYIPEEESYNGQRSIDVTKLKYKYSWMDIEAAARAAKKGKGSRKDFIRTEELEIYPDTTVWIRDFEYSYNEPMHNDYFWHDAYSEYPVVGISWQQAKAFCNWRTKFKNDDQKSRGKQFVNQFRLPTEAEWEYAARGGIEGGTYPWGGPYVISDTGCFMANFKPQRGDYAADAALYTVEAKSYEPNDFNLYNMAGNVAEWTNSSYDPSAYDYVSTMNPNGGDQSNTRKVIRGGSWKDVAYFLQVSTRDYEYADSARSYIGFRTVQDYMGEEDSTQ; translated from the coding sequence ATGAAGAAGCTATTGTTATCATCTATAGCGTTTGTTTTTTTGCTCACAAGTTGTGGGTCAAAGACTAAAGGAGAGCTAGTCGGCGTCCAGGGCAAAAAATGGTATCCGGAAAAACCATATGGAATGGAACTTATCCCAAGGGGTTCTTTCATTATGGGTAAAAGTGAAGAAGATCAAGCCAAAGTATTAAACGCTCCTACCAAGACCGTTACAGTGCGTTCCTTTTATATGGACGATACTGAAATTACCAACAGCGAGTACCGTCAATTCGTGGAATGGGTAAAGGATTCAATTACAAGAACCCGTTTGGCCATTTTAGCGGATGAATTAGGATTAGGTCCAGAGGACGGGGGTATTGGCGATTATGCATTTAAGGATGCGGATACCACTAGAGCTTCGGTGTACGATAAGTATATGTTGGACAACTATTCCGGTATGGGAGAGACCGGTTATGAAGGAAGGGCCTTAAACAAGGATGAAGACCTTATTTGGGACACTTCAGACTATCCTGATGAATATTATGCCGAGGTTATGGATTCATTATACATACCAGAAGAGGAATCCTATAATGGTCAGCGAAGTATCGATGTTACAAAATTAAAGTACAAGTATAGCTGGATGGATATTGAAGCTGCAGCCCGTGCCGCCAAAAAAGGAAAGGGTAGTAGAAAGGATTTTATCCGCACGGAGGAGTTGGAAATTTATCCTGACACTACGGTTTGGATTAGGGATTTTGAATACTCCTACAACGAGCCCATGCATAACGATTACTTTTGGCACGATGCCTATAGCGAGTACCCTGTAGTTGGAATCTCTTGGCAACAGGCAAAGGCTTTCTGTAATTGGAGAACAAAGTTCAAGAACGATGATCAAAAGAGTCGTGGGAAACAATTTGTAAACCAGTTTAGGTTACCAACCGAGGCAGAGTGGGAATATGCTGCCAGAGGTGGAATCGAAGGAGGAACTTATCCATGGGGAGGACCTTATGTAATAAGTGATACAGGTTGTTTTATGGCCAACTTTAAACCGCAGCGAGGTGATTATGCTGCAGATGCTGCGCTGTACACCGTAGAGGCAAAATCCTATGAACCAAACGATTTCAACCTATATAATATGGCAGGTAACGTTGCGGAATGGACAAATTCCAGTTACGACCCAAGTGCATACGATTACGTATCCACTATGAACCCTAACGGAGGAGATCAATCCAATACACGAAAAGTAATACGGGGAGGATCTTGGAAAGATGTCGCCTACTTCTTGCAAGTAAGTACAAGGGATTACGAATATGCAGATTCTGCACGTAGCTACATTGGCTTTAGAACAGTACAGGATTACATGGGCGAGGAAGACTCAACACAGTAA
- the porL gene encoding type IX secretion system motor protein PorL/GldL produces the protein MAQSKSTKKLFNMAYGLGASVVIIGALFKILHWEFGPLTGGLLLAIGLITEALIFAISAFEPVDDEVDWSLVYPELAGGESKGRKNEVAEVKEAETSLSKKLDDLLKEAGVDASLMESLGSSIRNFEGAAKGIAPTVDAMESTRKYSEEMVQAAAQMESLNSLYKVQLESASRQASVNEEVVQNASALKEQMASLSTNLSSLNGVYGGMLSAMNRN, from the coding sequence ATGGCACAGTCAAAATCAACAAAAAAATTATTCAACATGGCCTACGGGCTTGGAGCATCGGTAGTAATCATTGGTGCATTGTTTAAAATTCTTCACTGGGAGTTTGGACCTCTAACAGGTGGTCTTTTATTGGCCATAGGTCTTATTACAGAAGCCCTTATCTTCGCTATTAGTGCATTTGAACCAGTAGATGACGAAGTGGATTGGTCTTTGGTATATCCGGAATTAGCGGGTGGAGAATCCAAAGGAAGAAAGAATGAAGTAGCCGAAGTTAAGGAGGCAGAGACTTCTTTGTCCAAAAAATTGGATGATTTATTGAAAGAGGCAGGTGTTGACGCCAGCCTAATGGAGAGCTTGGGATCTAGCATCAGAAACTTTGAAGGTGCTGCAAAAGGTATTGCTCCTACTGTAGACGCAATGGAATCTACAAGAAAGTATTCCGAAGAAATGGTACAAGCAGCCGCGCAAATGGAATCTTTGAACAGTCTTTATAAAGTACAATTGGAAAGTGCTAGCAGACAAGCTTCCGTAAACGAGGAAGTAGTACAAAATGCAAGTGCACTTAAGGAGCAAATGGCTTCCCTTTCTACTAACCTTTCTTCTTTGAATGGTGTTTACGGTGGAATGTTGTCCGCAATGAACAGAAACTAA